From the genome of Solea senegalensis isolate Sse05_10M linkage group LG21, IFAPA_SoseM_1, whole genome shotgun sequence:
cattgttattattattattattattaacatcatcatcatcagtattACCTGGACGCCTTTCATAATTCTTCCCGGGATTGTTTTTCTGTAACGGTGAGTAACCGCCGCGCGTGGCAAgtaaaactttttatttataaacattATATCTGCAGAAAAATATCAAGaatacttctttctttttttaaaatgcgcttttatgtgattttctcctccagcgctttaaaaacaaagtttgactCGTGTGTTATGACGTGAGGTCACCATATGGATGATCAGAGTGACACGTCTGTCGTTTTAAAACCagtgtttcattaaaaagtCACTAATATTCACTGAAAAGTGATTCACGTCAACGTTTTTATTGACATATGTTCGAttctatttttatgtttgtttgaaaaagtCTCGCTAATcaatgaacaacaataataataataataataataataacatgattaTGTTTTCTGGTGCAGGATGACAACATGCCGCGTTCATTTCTGGTGAAAAACAAACGGAACACGTCCTTTAATGTTCACCGCCCGCACGAGGACGAGCTGAAGGCCCTCACATGTACAACAGGTAACATTCTGTTCATAAGCGCTTTATTAAAGCAGCTTTATTTGCGTCATTATTCCTGTATTTGTGCATGAATCACGTGAGtgtttaaagttaaaagaaaacaactttatttggttcatgaaaaacatttcaaaacaagattagaagaataaaacaaagaaggagAAGCAATGTTTAAGGAttcagagtttttgttttttaaattctgacagaagctgcagcagcagagtccacacacacaccaccacagtcacaggagcagcagctccctcCTCACGATCCTTCTTcattaaaggaggaggagacagagattTCATGTCCTTTACCCGTCCACCCAGAACCAACCAGAGCTCCTGCAGCGCCCATGCAGCCTTACCTCCTCACAGGTGAGTCCTCACCTCAACAATCTGCTGCTACAGCTCCACTCACGGTCCAGGGAGgaacatgaattcattcattcacttaaCCAAGAAAAAAACTCTGTGAAGGTGAACAACGTCATCCAGAGCATTTTAGCTGCTTTTTTCAATGACTCTGttcaaatgtacagtaaatacagagcgtataagaatgtgcaatataaatagAGTCCAagcaaatgtcattttcaccaactatataaacacacctgagcaaaaagtcctCAAAATCTTTAAAAGCGCATTGAATTTgcgaaatatgtcacagttcaaagttcacttcactcgtttttatgaacaaaagaaaagaaaaaagaaacacaatcaTTACTCCTTTATATtatgactaaaaatgtgatataaaaggaatcataactttgactcaacaacatacacatacgaagatgaagaaaaaagccggaatatgtgacctttaaacacacacacacgcccaggaCGTCCTTATAAGGAGTTGGAGAATTAACATGGCTGCAGGAGAACAAACCCACACTAAACGAAAACTCAAGAAGTCAAGAAGTTACTTTCCACAGAAAGtaaaagctgattctgattctattctattatatcaacatgttttggttgttgttgtagccttagaataaaccATCAGGTGTTTTTGCtttcacacataaataaataatacttcATGGATGCACTTGTTGATGACGACATCCTTTGTGGTcggtgaaggccaccgtagtccTTTGGGAAAAGGGGCGGAGACAGAGTGGACAGCGTTGTtgcacactgcacctttaaagcaGCTGTCAGTGATTTTGTCTGTTGTctaacgtctgtgtgtgtgtgtgtgtgtgtgtgtgtcctcagagcCTCACCCGGCAGAATTCCCCACGTACTACAAACCGGCGTACGCCTGGGAGCCGATGGGCGGCTCCTTCGAGCTGCGTCAGGTGACCTTTAGCCCCACGGTGCTGCAGCACGCCAGCAGCCTGTACGGCACGCACATCCGCCGCAGCCCGCCGCTGCAGCAGCCGCTGGACTGCAGCACACACTACTCGCCCTCGTCCAACACCTACCACTGCATCACCTGtgacaaggtacacacacacacacacactggcattaaaacacagcagaaggAAATGTCCAGCGTAAATGCATTTTAGCAGGGGCGGAGCAACAGCAGGGGCGGAGCAAGAGCGTGGGCCAGCGTAGTGATGACTcaatatgactttttaatgtCAGATATTGATACTAATATCACAACCTCCAGTATCTACGCTGTCGTACGCtgtttaaactttgttttattttttaaccaatTCTGGACCTTTAACAGCTAACAGTTTGGATGTACTGTAGGATTTCCAGCCATTTCCAATCGATATGAGATgtttcatgaataaataaagatattttaaacATGGTATTTAATACATCCTCAGTAAAAGATTTGGTCGGTGGCCCCAAAACAAATCTCCTACGATCTGcgtgtgggtcctgacccagagTTTGAAAACGACTGCTCTACAGCAAAGATAAATCTCTCTCACATTGGAATGATTATTGAGGGTCTGATGATGAGGATCTGACTCTGTTCCAGGTTTTCTCGACCCCTCACGGGCTGGAGGTTCACGTCAGGAGGTCGCACAGCGGCACCAGACCGTTCGGCTGCAGCATCTGCAGGAAAACCTTCGGTCACGCCGTGAGTCTGGAGCAGCACATGAACGTCCACTCTCAGGTCTGTGACGACGGTTCGATTCTTTTGTTTCACAGTGAATCCGTCGCACACAcagtgaagtttatttctttagCCGTGGACGTTGTTACGCTGTTTGATGTAGAGTGTCGTTATTGACGGCTGTTGCTAACAGTGGTTAGCCCGCGTtactttaatgtgaaatgtgatgaaCTCGGAGGTGAAGTCACTCACAGATATCATCAGGATAAttcagctgttttcatattgaACTTGTGAGGTTGTGTTTTACGATGTAGAGACACTATGCTATGCTAAATATGCTAAGGGTTTTCCATGCTAGCGGGAAGGAAATTCAAAGATCTAATAATGACAGAAGGAATATCGTTATTACAAATGAAAAGTCTGAGAGAAAGTAGCTTCGGTGTCGTCAGGGAACTTAAATGGATTTCAATAAAGTACTTCAGGGTCAAAGGTTACAAAGGTTGAAGGCAGATTTGAACTTTACAAATACAGTACCCTCAGACGAGACATAATACACATGCTTTTACTTTAATGTGATAAAAGTACAAtatgttttcagttttgaaTTTATCAGTCATTTCAATGCTTATCGGGAAAATGAAATcactcataaaacaaacaatgtgcTATTTTAATGTTCTGATTTTAGAACTAAAATGATAGTTTTTACATTGCAGGTTTAAAGTAGAGTAGATACTGTCACCGCCAGGTTCACGTAGAAGCTCTTCAGAACCTTCTGATTGTACTATTACATGATCTTCTACAActtaaaatgaatgtttattttattctgtcatCTGTGGGTGAAGATCACATGACCCTAACCCCATGTTATATGTTATTGTCATTGATCAGGAGAAAAGCTTTGAGTGTAAGATGTGCGGGAAGTCCTTCAAGCGCTCGTCCACTCTGTCCACACACCTGCTCATCCACTCAGACACGAGGCCGTACCCGTGCCAGTTCTGCGGCAAGAGGTTCCACCAGAAGTCGGACATGAAGAAGCACACGTACATTCACACGGgtgagtcacagcagcagcagcagcagcagcagcagcagcagcagcagcagcagcagcaaactgtcGCTGTCATTATCTGCTTTCCAAGTGCAGAGAGCAGGAATTGTTTCCAGGAGTAATAAAAGTGCTGATAAATCAGAAAAGGAAACTTAAACAAATGTCCCGGGTCATTTGCATATCTGCTTTTCCTGCCTCACGCGAGCCTCTGTCAAAGGAATATTTATGCTGCCAATAAATGTTGAACAAATCCTAACAATGGCACCGTTCTTCACCCATGCATGCAAAATTTAGCTTCACCTAGAAAAACACTGGGAACTAAATTCAGTGGTAAAAAGCTGAAAAGGAAGTGGcgacatttattttacacaaatcccctttctttcttttttagattttatcttcttactgttttattttattttccaggtGAAAAACCCCACAAGTGCCAGGTGTGCGGTAAAGCGTTCAGTCAGAGCTCCAACCTGATCACACACAGCAGGAAACACACCGGCTTCAAGCCGTTCGGATGTGACATTTGTTCCAAAGGCTTCCAGCGGAAAGTGGATCTGCGCAGGCACCACGAGAGCCAGCACGGCTTGAAGTGAACCAGGACCCGGACAACTggattttaaattcatgtaAATATTTCAGCTGGTCTTTGCAGAAAATCAAGCTGTGAAATGTTCTAAAACAGTGGTTATCTGCTGGTacatgcaccacagtttgagaaccatggctccttaaaggaaaatgtcattcatttgtgtCGTGAAGAAACTGCAAAGTTaatatattttatctttaattttttaagcttttatgctttgatttttatttaatttaaattgtgGATCGTTGCTTCTGTGTCagactttctttgttttgtaaaaaaaataaaaactcaaagtgagaatgaaaatttaaaacatcttgtttggttgtttttgtcgaATTAAATGGATTAACGTGAAAACACAAATCATCGCTGAGTcagcagggccggcccaagTCTGTATGGGGCCCTAGCCTGAATTAGATTTTCTGTGGGGGGGCCCCTTGAAtattaattatagttgtgttatttacattttggcTTTTAAAACTTGTGCACTAAATGAAGAAatcttcaactccaaaataaaaaccaaatgaCTTAAAGATGAGAACTCTGTCATTCAATtctattcagttttatttgtatagtgtcgaattacaacatacattatctcaagtcaCTGTACACAGTaagatatactgtattatagagaagagaaacacaaacaaaaaaacaaaaaaactcctgacagaaccagactcagacatgtgcagcatctgccgagacgggttgtggtgaaaggaaaactaGGGAcggaggagagaaagaacaaggagGTGAGATTTAGATACCTAAACATATTCAAAGATATctagatttatttaatatgttaaaacaCTTCACAGTGGAGGGGAAAATCACTCTTTTGgatctttttttgggggggaagcAACTGTTGAGTCGAGGTGGGTCATGTGATCTCAAAATGAAACAGCAATAACAACAATTGTGATGAATATTTCAcagactttcacaataaaagtgattattGTGAAATGGAACAATACACAGAGTTGAAGTCGCCGGTGAGTTTGCTTTAGCCTCGGGCCGACTCAACGTTCGGctgctttctgtgtgtttttctgtgtcacttTCCTGTCGGAGCAGGATGTCAAACAACGACAGAGAAGAAAAGCTCCAGGGAAAATCTCTTTTTTCACGACCAGGAATCGTCTGTGATGTGAGTAACATCACtaattcaaatgtcacatgCAAATACAGACGCTCAGCAGCTGCACGGTGTAAAAACCTGCTCTATAATCTcagtttaaagttaaaaaatcACAATCTCACAAAGTGCAGGTCATTTCAGCCACACAGACCAGTGGGATTAATATAAGGCTCTTGGAAAAAGGGATTGATTACTTAAGTCAACTGTCACCACACCCTCAGCACCGTCTGCTGGATTTACTTGAACTCGCCGCCTTCCTCAAACACCAAACATGTTTAGACAATCAGCTCCAGGCAAATCAGATCATCATCTCAGCCTCTTTAAATCTGACAAACACTGCGCGAACACTGCGTCGCCTTCACATACAAAGGCTTTCTGATGTAACAGCAGCACATCAAGGGACTTCATTTGGATGTGTGACGGCTCCGCCCCTTCCTCTGgtcaacacgcacacacacacaaacacacaagttctTTGGACATTTCACTAACCCTTAACCAACCCTTAACTAACCACAACTAACCACGAAAACTGCTGGCTGCGTTGGAGACCATCCACTCAAAACCCAACGTTAGCTACTGCTCTCTGGCCGGCTGTTGTGTTTCTGGTCCAGCTACGTCGATCAACGTCAACGtgctgttgtagtttttctagcgttactagttgttgcaacgacatgtgaaaaaaacccacaaagttTGCTTGTTAATCTCACGATAAAAAAAtcgttaaaatgggtttgtgttaaAAACccgtttaactgacagcactgatatttattaaaatgatgtcGGCAGTGACAACAAAAGGTTTGGTGAAGGAAACACTGATTATGTTCTCAGGATGACCACATTACACCACATAAACGTCCACATTGATGTGCATTTGTACAATACTTTCTCTAGGGGGCTTCTCTGGATGACCTCTGGAATCATGCATGTCACGTCTCACAGCGtcagcagtcttgtataaagtacttgagtaaaagtaaaagtatgttaccagaaaatgactttggtaaaaGTGAAAGgcaccttttagaatattacttgagtaaaagccTTAAAGTACCAAAAcatatcaaaagtcattttctgaccaCTAACCCGGAGACAGCAGACCCCtaacccggagacaggagaccacaAACCCGAGACAGGAGACCACAAACCCGGAGACAGCAGACCACtaacccggagacaggagaccacaACCCGGAGACAGCAGACCACTAACCCAGAGACAGCAGACCACTAACCCGACACAGCAGACCACTAACCCGACACAGCAGACCACTAACCCGACACAGCAGACCACTAACCCGAGACAGCAGACCACtaacccggagacaggagaccacaACCCGAGACAGCAGATCACTAACCCAGAGACAGCAGACCACTAACCTGGAGACAGCAGACCACTAACCCGAGACAGGAGACCACAAACCTGGAGACAGCAGACCACAAACCCGGAGACAGCAGACCACAAACCCGGAGACAGCAGACCACAAAcctggagacaggagaccaCAAACCCGGAGACAGCAGACCACACACCCGgggaccagagcctcggtgttgGACTCGGTAAACAACGAgccactgatgtgttttaagtccactcgGTGcccgaaatctgcggctaacagctagcggctaacagctggtgccgctaaaaacaactagcgacgACAAACAGGCGTTATGTCACCAactcagcttttattttgtagtaacgagtaacgaagatggttaagggaaatgtatcagagtaaaagtagacattttatttaggaaatggagtaaaagtcaaagttgtcagaaatataaataacaaagtaaagtacagatatgtgaaaactcaagtacagtaacaaagtatttgtacttcgaGCGTGTGACAGTAAAAGTACAGGTTTGTTAGcagatatacatgtatacatgtacactTTTCTACATGTAGGTGATAAATCTTCAATATGAGCTGCTTTATCTGtgttcatttcatcatttccttTCATTCCTTTGATATTTTCCACCTCCTAGCTTGAatatttgagtttatttttacGTATGGAAAAAAAGGCTGATGTGAGGCAGAAATCAATGTCTgaacagagggacagagagagaggaacatgTGCATGTACGGTCTGGCAAACAAATCTGTGAGCTTTATGCAAAATGTGTTGATATTACTGTGGCAACAGGGTCTGTGTTCTCATCCTGAGTGACAGttggacctgctgctgctgctactgctgctgctgctgctgctgctgctgctactactgctgctgctgctgctgctgctgctgctgctgctgctgcatcctgGTGTGTGGGGGcacacaaatcaaaacacaggTATAACCAACAGACATGAGGCTCATGGTGAACAAACAGGACACATGTCCTGGAAGGGGAGGGGCAGAGGTGCTGTTGGTGTTACCCTGAGGAAAAACAGTGTTCACCTGTAACATTCTTCCTGTAAACAGGTGCAGGAGGGTTTGATTCTTTGGATctattttcaaacacaaacgtGAGTCAGAGAAGTGATGGATGactcggctgctgctgctgtttttttccctttttttgctcatttgCATACGTGTGTTGCTTGAGGTGATGTTGTATCTTGAAAGTTGCAAATGTACCAGatttaagaaaagaaaccaaaaaaccATTAACTGTTCAGCTCTTGCTCAGTGTCTTCACAGAAAGAAGAATCAGAAACACAACATGATCACGTCTGTATCTCACTGTTCTCTcacagacttttgtaaaccacttactctcccacaccaaagtccagagagaaaatcagtgatttaagctgcagggacacaggagctgctggtcctctgctgcctcgtgtggtcactttgtgtcactgaggtcaatctgaacaaaggaattcaaacactgaagagacaaaataagacatttgaactcagtgatggaggcagcagtggatcaacagctcctgtttgtgtgtgtgtgatgttaaaatcactgattttctctatgggctttggtgtgtgagagtgagtggtttacacacttcagtttcctggtggaaaagtctgtgtcacagtgagagaaagacgtgaaacatgttctttAAATACTGTAATGCAGAGTTTTCTGGCCTAAATATGTCACATCATTGatccagaaaacaaaacatacaccTCATTGACAAAGTTgtactatccctttaaggtatgTGTTGTACAGATAtgaggacaaaaacactgaatataCTTTAACTTCAATGTCGTCCTGAACAACTCAGTCAGTGATGATCCAGCAAAACATcaatcaacaaaaaaactaaatcaagaCTCTGCCATTAGAGCTGttgtcaaaacaacacaacagcaacccTAATGcaacactctccctctctctcacacacacacacacacacacacacacagcaggtaaCTGAGCTGAAATTTGTCTTGCAAATTGCTTCCATGCAAATGAGCCACGACCAGTTGTGTGAAAACGCTGCAGGCGCAGCTTCAGCCTGAGGCTGCGAAGAAACTGAGCCACAGATCCTGACTGTATCCTCTGTCCCATCAAAGAAACACCAGAGAAATCTGAGCACGAATTTACTGAAACGTCCGTTTCTCGTctgttctttgtctttttggACGTACACGCCCCCCCAGGAAAAATCACTTGTCAGTTACATGGTTTAGATTCTTTCTGTGttcatgctgtttttaaaaaaactgtgagtgtgtgagtgttgaagAGTTTGTGGCTCCTGTAACAAAATCCAATTAGATAttataatgctaataataatagtaatgataataatgataatatgaaaatgtacagtaataataataatagtacattttaTTCGTAGAGTGCATTTAAAGGGAGCTGAGCGATGCTTCGCATACATCAAAAGGTCATAAAAGTGTCGAAATAGAAGAGataaagtgtccaatttgaaGAAATAAGTCAGTAAGAGTAACAACATAAagtcatgattaaaaacagtcAGTTATGAACGACGTGTCACTGCGATGACAGCAGAGACAGCGACACATGAGCTGTCAGCACATTTCCTCTGTCAGAGTGGACACAGgaagatgctgtgtgtgtgtgtgtgtgtgagtgagtgtgtgtgagtgtgtgtgagtgtgtgtgtgtgtgtgagagagagatatcGTGTGATTGTCACTCTGACTCTGTGCTGTGGTTCTTTGCTCCTTCAGATAAGTGCAGTGATGACGTGTAGAGAGGAAACTGAAAGTGCTAGTATTTATGTTATGTATGTGTCTTTACAcatatgctgtttttttttttacttttgtttaatATGTGAGGAATTTCTGGACAATAAagttcaattaaattaaattaaattaaattaaattaaattaaattaaattaaattaaattaaattaaatttgttcCAGTTTCATCAATTTATTCGAACTTGGTAAAAAGTGCTTTCAGTTTTGTGTGGATTCTGAAAACACCGTCCTGAGGGAGGTGGGATTTgttgaacacattttattacatgacaaaaatcaaaatttaatttaattaactaCAGTACTCAGATTAAACTACATGACTCAGATTAACTCAGATTAACTACAGTACTCGGATTAACTACACTACCCATATTAACTCATATTATACTACAGTTCTCATATTAACTCAGATTAAACTACAAAACTCTCTCTGTGCAGAAATCACTGGTAatcatcttttgttttgaaatttgGGCCAGGGTTTGTGGGTGTGGCCTATTTTTGACATCGCACAGCCAAACACGGGCATTTATACATagagcagtgagtgagtgagtgaatgagtgagggtGAAGAGTGTGGGGGTGAAATCTGAGGCGAGCAGGCTCTTCCAGTGTGAACCCAGTGATGGAAGCAGGGTGATAAGGTTATCATGTGGACCGCACGCTGTAACGGCCGGAACAGGCCGcacagacacagggaggagCCGACACGGCCTTCACTCAGATATCACACGCCCAGAGCTGCACGAGCGTCACGGGCGGAAACAAGAGACAAGGCAAAAAATATCATCAGCAACTTCACCACAGCAAACAACAGATTGTCAGTCAGTGTCTGCTGGTCCCGCCTCCTCACACCACCACAGAACAACAACctgcactgactgactgtctgtctgtctgtctgtgtctgtctgtctgtgtctgactgtcactgactgactgtgagCAGGTGTGGCATTCAGtggatttttattatttgtcttattccatttttattatttgtcttattctgtctgtctgtgtctgactgtctgtctgtctgtcactgtctgtgccgcctgtctgtctgtctgtcactgtctgtgtctgactgtgtctaACAGTCACTGACTGTCACTGCCTGTCTgcctcactgtctgtctgtctgtctgtctgtctgtgtctgtctgtcactgtctgtgtctgtctgtcactgtctgtgtctgtctgtcactgtctgtgtctgtctctgactctgtctgtctgtctgtcactgtgtggaTGAAGCTCTACGCTGATGATGCACCTACTTATCTGACATGAGCAGAAGATTCAAGAATCTGACAAAATGAATCGATTCAGAGGAAAAATGAAACTAACGATAACTAATAATGTATCCTGGCTATAATCGCTAATGTAGCTATAGGTACAGGAGTCTAAAtctaaatgatttagttttaatttgtgGAGGCAGGAAAATGAGTGAAACTGTGACACagctccacacaaacacaacaccttTTCCTCAAGCTGAAATGACCTGCAGGCTCAAAGAGCGtctaaagtgtttgtttttctgtgaaaaaatgtacagtttcaAAAAGTGTATAGTTtataaaatgctatttttggaaaacaggCAAAGGAAGAATATCTAAAAAACCACCttcaagaaaatgaaataaagccAACAAAATCAGCACTTCTCACGGTTTGGAAtaagacaaataataaaaatccaCTGAATGCCACACCTGCTCTGCAAATAACACACGCTGGCTACAGATGCTAATCCAGCTAGAAAAGTGATGAGATTTCCCTCAGGAGTCAAAGCTGAACACTGAGCGAGAAAGACAGAGAATAATTAACTGACaatatgtgttttcttttacatcacACGCTTTCATTTATGACGAGTTATTATTATGACACAGCCTCAAACTAACACACATTTACTTCATCAACCTAGTTAgcttaacaaaaacaaacaagcatgtTTTACACTTTCAGGTCTCAGTATGTTTCCCTATTATTATTTTGCGTTACCTAACTCCACTTAAAAAGTTGATACCAGACAATATGAAACTTGTGGAATTAAATTCAGATGTCATCTGCATACATGCACATTTGAAGACAGTCCCTGGAAAACAGGGACTACAGTGACTTcaatatttcattaaaatacaaatccTATATAAATAATCATACCTAAAACCTGTGGTGCAGGCTGACTAATAAAATCACTCAGACATTTTCCTTCTCATCAAATCATGAATCAAATTTTTGGGGAATccaaataatgtgaaataataaacaatgaaCGATTATtagattttaatttttaatttttttgctttACATAACTTGACTTAAAAGGTTGTTACCAGAAAATATGAACTTGAACGTGTTTATATACGTATGAAATTATTTCAGGTTTCATCCGCATACAGGGTTCGCCCTATAATTCTAAAGAATTAGCAAAGTACAACTACATTTATTCTTATCAGTGACAGACTGATGAGTTTCAGTCAATTTTCTGGAATCcaaattatgtgaaataaataaataaatgaataaataaattgaaatatCATCTGCATAACTTGATAGTGACATCttttcaacacttttcaacATTATCGTATATTACATCAGAATTAGCCGTTTTCAATTAATAACTAAACTAATCAAAGCTACGTTAATTAAACTCATCCTTGTAGTTGAAGTAAAATTCAGAGACAGTCTGGTAATTTGGTCAATATTTGCCGTGATGCTAAACAAGCTGCTGTTGAACGGAGGATTTTATTTtcccaaatgtcaaatgtaacgtgaaaatgtcaacacactgactgacattcTGTCTACAACTGACGTTGACAAAACTCAAGTGCATCA
Proteins encoded in this window:
- the gfi1b gene encoding zinc finger protein Gfi-1b isoform X2 yields the protein MPRSFLVKNKRNTSFNVHRPHEDELKALTCTTAAAAESTHTPPQSQEQQLPPHDPSSLKEEETEISCPLPVHPEPTRAPAAPMQPYLLTEPHPAEFPTYYKPAYAWEPMGGSFELRQVTFSPTVLQHASSLYGTHIRRSPPLQQPLDCSTHYSPSSNTYHCITCDKVFSTPHGLEVHVRRSHSGTRPFGCSICRKTFGHAVSLEQHMNVHSQEKSFECKMCGKSFKRSSTLSTHLLIHSDTRPYPCQFCGKRFHQKSDMKKHTYIHTGEKPHKCQVCGKAFSQSSNLITHSRKHTGFKPFGCDICSKGFQRKVDLRRHHESQHGLK
- the gfi1b gene encoding zinc finger protein Gfi-1b isoform X1 translates to MPRSFLVKNKRNTSFNVHRPHEDELKALTCTTEAAAAESTHTPPQSQEQQLPPHDPSSLKEEETEISCPLPVHPEPTRAPAAPMQPYLLTEPHPAEFPTYYKPAYAWEPMGGSFELRQVTFSPTVLQHASSLYGTHIRRSPPLQQPLDCSTHYSPSSNTYHCITCDKVFSTPHGLEVHVRRSHSGTRPFGCSICRKTFGHAVSLEQHMNVHSQEKSFECKMCGKSFKRSSTLSTHLLIHSDTRPYPCQFCGKRFHQKSDMKKHTYIHTGEKPHKCQVCGKAFSQSSNLITHSRKHTGFKPFGCDICSKGFQRKVDLRRHHESQHGLK